GTAAAACCATTACTGACGTGGTGAACATTGGTATCGGTGGTTCAGACTTAGGCCCATACATGGTGACCGAAGCGCTGAAACCATACAAAAATCACTTGAGCATGCATTTTGTTTCTAACGTCGATGGTACTCATATAGCCGAAGCGTTGAAAACCTTAAACCCAGAAACTACGCTTTTCCTCGTTGCTTCTAAAACCTTCACCACACAAGAAACCATGACTAACGCCCACAGCGCGCGTGATTGGTTCCTGAAATCAGCTGGTAATGAAGCCCACGTTGCGAAGCACTTTGCCGCGCTTTCTACCAATGGTAAAGCGGTTGGTGAGTTTGGCATTGATACTGCCAATATGTTTGAGTTCTGGGACTGGGTCGGCGGTCGTTACTCGCTGTGGTCTGCTATCGGCCTGTCTATTGCGTTGAGCATTGGTTTCGATAATTTTGAACAGTTGCTGAGCGGCGCTCATGCGATGGACCAACATTTTGCCAATACGCCAATTGAGCAAAATCTGCCAGTACAGCTCGCACTCATTGGCATCTGGTATAACAATTTCTTCGGTGCAGAAACCGAAGCGATTCTGCCATATGACCAATATATGCACCGTTTCCCAGCCTATTTCCAGCAAGGAAATATGGAGTCTAACGGCAAATACGTGGATCGTAACGGCAATCCTGTTTCTTACCAGACGGGCCCAATCATTTGGGGCGAGCCGGGTACGAACGGCCAGCATGCGTTCTATCAGTTAATTCATCAAGGAACTAAACTGGTTCCTTGTGACTTTATCGCTCCTGCGATTAGCCACAATGCGTTAGGCGATCATCACAGCAAACTGCTGTCTAATTTCTTTGCTCAAACTGAAGCGCTTGCCTTCGGTAAGTCACGTGAAGAAGTGGAAGAAGAGTTTGCGAAAGCCGGTAAAACTGCGGCAGAAGTGGCGCACATCGTACCGTTCAAAGTGTTTGAAGGTAACCGCCCAACGAACTCCATTCTGCTGCGTGAAATCACGCCATATAGCTTGGGCTTGTTAATCGCCTTGTACGAACACAAAATCTTCACTCAGGGTGCAATTCTGAATATCTTCACCTTTGACCAATGGGGCGTGGAGCTGGGTAAACAACTAGCGAACCGTATCCTGCCTGAGTTGAGCGGTAGCGAAGAGGTAAACAGTCACGATAGTTCAACTAATGCGTTGATTAATCGTTTTAAAAACTGGCGTGCATAATTTAGCTAACCCTTTAAATTAATACATAAAAAACGCCATCCGAGAGGGTGGCGTTTTTGTTGGTTGAACAAGACCATTTTCGTGGCGCCACGAAAATGGTCCCTATTTTTTAGTGATAGGTGTTTGTAGTCCCTTTGAGCCTAGCTTTTTGTCTTGGGCTTTGACTCGACGCTGGAGTTTTTTAAGATCCTCTTCAGCAGGCAACTCCTCTGGTTTTATATGCCTTAATCCCAACATGTCACGCACGCTGACATTATTTTGTTCGTGTTCTGACGTGATAGGCTGCTCACCGTGAAGGTCAATTTGTTGCACGTTATAATTGGTCATCTCGGTTGCTAGATTTTTAGCGGCAATGGTTAAAGTGGGAAGAAAATCGGCTAATGGTCGGTTTTTCACAATTCCGTACCGATCTTTCATATCTTGAGTGGTATGCCCACCAAATAATGCCGCGTCTCCTCGAGAGCGAATACGAGAGAAACCGGCATCATCAATGCCGCGCTCATAAATATTCTGTGATAGAGCCTTCTCTGATTCTTTCAATCGATCCCTTGCTTCTAAGCGCGCATATAGGCGCATACGATCTTCGATAAGCTCTTGTTTGCGCGTTTGTACCGCAAAGTAGCTCTGAGCAAAGGCAATTTCCGGCTTACGCGGATCGCCATTCTGGGCAATAAGATAACAGGCGTAACGCGTCAAAATCAGATCTTCAACCGCCCGTTCTGCGCCGCTGCCGAGCAGAACCATTTTCGTGACGCCACGAAAATGGTCGAGCTCTTTAAAGCCAGATAAACGGCAGGCTTCAATGGATCTGATGATGGCGGTTTGGAAGTTTTCCCAACGAGCGTAGCCAAGATGAGGTTGGAGATCGCGTGCGAACCAAAACTCAATACCATCAGAATCGGTGCGTTGTGCGAGTGAATCGAAATGCTGTTGTAACATCTGAAGTTTTTTATCTAATGCCATGGAAAATCCCTCTAAAAAAGTAACGTCCAAAGACGGGCGTTATCCCTTGTTCAGAGGGGGACTTCCACGGTGTTTCGCTAGCTTTGCGAAGCGTATCGCAGGGTATTTAACCTTGCATACAGGCTTTGCGCTTCAACCAATCCTTGCCTTCCACAAATCGTGTAACCATCATGGCGCAGACGGTATTCCCTGTGGAGTTCAGCAACGTGGCAGGAACGTCGATGATGGTGCTGATAATCATGATGGTACCGACCAGTTCAGGTGAGAAACCTAATACTGAGCAAATCATCAATTCACCGGTCATTCCGCCGCTTGGAATCGCGCCCATGACTGCACCGACCAAGAATGCGACGCTGATGATGGCAGCGATATTCATCGGATCGCTCATATCTTTATGGAATAACGTAAACAGAAATACGATTTTAATGATGCCGCCGATTACCGAGCCATCTTTATGCGTGTTGGCACCCAAAGGGATGACGGTTTCAGCGATATCATGGGGGACGCCCATTTTTTTAGTCGCAATCAGGTTTGCTGGAATACAGGCCGCGCTGGATGAGGTAGCGACAGCGGTAATCGCTGGCGTCAGTACGTTAGACCAAAAGACTTTAACGCCCAGTTTTCCACCTGCAACAAACGCATACAGCGTGTTTGCGCCGAAGAAGTAGATCACAGTCAGGATGAGATAGAGCAGGAAAGCATTCAGATAGCCATTGATAATCTGTGGCCCTAAATGACCGACGGTAGCGGCAAAGTAGCAGCCTAAGCCAACCGGTGCGGCATACATGATGATTTTCACCATGCGAAGAATAACGACGGTACCTGAGGTCAGAAAGTTGGCGATCGGCTGACCTTTTTCCCCCGACATCGAGGTTGCTAATCCTAACAACACGGAGAACACGATGAGTGGCAGCAGGCTAGATTTGGTAAACAGCTGCAGGAAATCAGGAACGGTAAAGGTATTTACGATGATTTCGCCGAGGCTTTTGCCGTGTGAATCAGGTGCAGGTGGTAAATGTGCAATCAGCGTACTGACGTCAACGTTTTGGAATGGGTTGTAAATCTGGGTGCCGATGAAGGCGATAACCGCGGCAATGAGCGCGGTGCTCAGGAATACGGCAAAAACCGTTCCCATAATTTTACCCAGACGCGCCATCTGTTTCATTTCTGCAATAGAAGACGAAATGCTGAGAAACACCAGCGGCACAATGACGACAAACATTAGATTAAGGAAAAGATCCCCGATCGGCTGCACAATTGCGGCCTTTTCTCCGAAAACGATACCGGATAGCCCACCGAGGATAATCCCTAGCAGTAAGCAAATAGTAAAACCATAATGACGTAGTATTTTCATATTGTTTTATTTCTCAATCGTTAGAACACCCTGGCATAAGCTGCGGTAATCATTCGCGATAAGGCGAAAGTTGGCCGGACGACATAGTAAAACGATTAGCAAAAAAATGTCGCGAAATGTGAGGGCCGTTAAGTTTCTGTCTGAGGATATGCAGATTTATTTTGGTTTGGGGATAGACGACAAAATAGCCATTTTGTTAACTTGATCACATAAAATGATTAACGGCACAGAGGAACATCGATGCCAGGAACCAAACAAGCGAGCGCTATCGCGAAGATTTTGCAGTGGATTTTGAATGCTGGCCTATTAATGCTGGCCGTGATTTTAGTGGTGTTTCTGGCGAAAGAAACCTTCACGCTGGGGACGGTGCTGTTCAACGCCAGCGAAACCGCATCTTCTTATCTGCTCATTGAAGGGATTGTTATTTACTTCCTTTACTTCGAGTTTATTGCGCTAATCGTGAAGTATTTCCAGTCGGGATATCACTTTCCCTTACGTTATTTTATCTACATCGGTATAACCGCAATCATTCGTTTGATTATTGTCGACCACAAAAACCCGGCCGATACGCTGATTTATTCGGCGGCCATTTTGGTTCTTGTGGTGGCACTATTTTTAGCGAATACAGAAAAGCTCAAGCGAGAATAAGGCGAAAAGAAAAGGCGGCCAATAGGCCGCCAAAGTCGTTATAGCTAAAGCGATAACGGGATCGAATAACTGCAATGGCACAACAAAGACACAGGTTTTAACGCATTACCCTTTCACACCGCCGGACGTGAGTCCGCCCACCAGCCAGCGCTGAGCCAGCAAGAATACAGCCGTAATTGGAATTGCAGACAGCACCGCCGCAGCGGCAAAGTCACCCCACAGATAGTTTTGCGGATTAAGGTATTGCTGCATGCCGACGGCCAACGTATAGCTATTCACATCGCGCAAAAGCAGAGACGCCACCGGCACTTCGGTAATCGCGGCAATAAATGACAAGATGAAGACCACCGCTAAAATAGGCACTGACAACGGTAAAAGTACCAAGCGGAAAGCCTGCCAAGGCGTAGCGCCATCGAGAGCTGCGGCCTCTTCTAACGAGTTATCGATCGTTTCGAAATAGCCTTTAATTGTCCAAACATGCAACGCAATTCCGCCCATGTAAGCGAAAATCACGCCGCCGTGGGTATTAAGACCAAGGAATGGCGCATACTGGCCGATACGATCAAAGAGTGCATACAGCGCCACTAGCGACAGCACTGCCGGGAACATTTGAAATATCAACATGCCTTTCAGCAACGAGCTTTTGCCTTTGAATTTCATGCGAGCGAAGGCATAAGCGCAGGTGGTGGAAAGTGTCACGATGCCTATCGCCGTGACCACGGCAATTTTAATCGAGTTCCACAGCCATAAAAGGACTGGGAACGGTGGCGGAGTGACGCTGCCATCTGCGTTAGTCACGGTCATACCTAACGCCAATTGCCAGTGTTCCCAAGAGATATTCTCAGGAATGAGGCTTCCAGTTGCAAAGTTGCCAGAGCGCAGCGAGATAGCGATGACCATCAGCAGTGGAAACATGATGGTGCAGATAAAGGCTAGCAGCATCAGATGTGTAAATAGCAGGCGTAAACGCTGGGATTTCGGTTGAACCATAGCCATGTTGTGGTCCCTCTCCTTAGTCGAAATTCATTTTGCTGGCTTTCAGATTCAGTATCGCCAGTGCACCAACCAACAGGAAAATCAGCGTGGCAATCGCTGCCGCTAAACCAAAGTCTTGCCCACCACCACCTTCAAAGGCGATGCGATAGGTATAGCTCACCAGTAAATCGGTATAGCCTGCCGGCGTAGAGGTTCCGAGCATATCTGGACCGCCGTTAGTTAATAACTGAATCAAAACAAAGTTATTAAAGTTGAAGGCAAAACTGGCAATCATCAGCGGTGTTAACGGCTTAATCAGCAGCGGCAGAGTAATGCGGAAGAAATTCTGCATTGGGCCTGCGCCGTCCATTGCCGAGGCTTCGTACAAGTCGTCTGGAATAGCTTTGAGCAAGCCCATGCACAAGATCATCATGTACGGATAGCCGAGCCAAGTATTGACGATCAAAATCATACTCTTGGCGGTGAGTGGGTCGCTAAACCAAGCGGGTTTGATACCGAACAGATGGCTGAGCATCATGTTGATTTCACCGAAGCTTTGGTTGAACAACCCTTTAAATATCAGTATCGAAATAAACGACGGTACGGCATAAGGCAGAATGAGCATCACGCGATACAGCGCCTTGCCCTTTAATGCCTCCCATTGAACCACACACGCCAGCACCATGCCGACGGCAACGGTGAACACCACCGTTAAGACCGAGAAGATAATGGTCCAGATAAAGATGCTGACGAACGGCTGGCGGATACCTTCGTCCTGCACTACGCGTAAAAAGTTTTTCCAGCCAATAGAAACGGTGAATCCAGGGCTCAGCTGCTCATTTTCCCATTGCCCTTGTGCATTCACCGCCTGATAGAATCCTACGTCGGTATTCGGGCGATAAACGGTGCCCGTTTGATTATTTTTGAGCGTTTCACCGTCTTGCTCAAGAGCATATAGCGGGCTGGTACCGGCAAATTGGCGTAGCGAACTCATGCGTAATTCGCCGCTTTCAGGCAAAACCGCCACGATGTTATTCAAGGCCTGACGGTTTTGAGTAATAACTCGAAGCGTAGCGCGATCGCCCGTCTGTTCAGCGCTTTCTGGCTTCATGGTTAAGCGCTGTTCTTGAGCGCTAAAGCTAAAGGGCTCTGAGATAAAACGCTGATCATTGTCGGGATTGGTCAGTTGTAAACGCCATTGATCGCCTACGGGGTAGAGGCCAAAACCGTAGGTTTTACCCGTGGTGAATTGGCGCTGCATTAATACCGATTGTGCACGCTCAAAGGTGAGCTGGTTAGTGCTGCTGTAGTTGGTGAATGCGATGGCGATGGTGCAGATAAGTGGAAACAGGACGAACAACCCCATTCCCGCGAGTCCCGGATAGACATAGCGCCACGCATAGGCTTTGCGATTGGCAAAAATGTAGAGTCCTGAACCCAGTAAAACCAGCGTCAGCATGGCAAACAGGTACTCACCCTGTGCGTACATCACAATGGTGAGATAGCCCGTAAACAGGCACATAGCGGCGATAACTATCCATTTTAGTATGTCACTCTGCCACCATTTATCCGGCTTCGCGATTGGATATTCTGTATGGGATAACGACATAAAACTCTCCCTCATTTCTCTTACGCCGGAGGCGGTTACGGACAACTTAAATTTCGGTGTTCAGACCCTCTCCAGCCCATACAGAGATCTCTGAGCAATCCCCTCCCCTGTGAAGAGGAGGGGTAGAGTGGGGTCATTTACTGGTGAACTTATTTGGCGATACGCTGCTCAGCGCCGGTCAATGCTTCTTTCACACTCTGACGCCCATTTACCGCGTTGATAATCGCGCTACGCTCGGCGTACCAGAATGCGCTCATCTGCGGGATGTTTGGCATGATTTCGCCTTTTTGGGCGTTTTGCATGGTGGCGGCGATCTTCGGATCTTTTTCCAGCGTTTCTTGGTAAGACTTCAGTGCAACCGCGCCCAGTGGCTTATCTTTGTTAACCTGTTCTAGGCCGGCATTGGTCATCAGATAGTTTTCTAAGAACTCGGTGGCCAGCTCTTTATTCGGGCTCGCGGCGTTGATGCCTGCGCTGAGCACGCCAACAAACGGTTTGGATGGATGACCTTTAAAGGTTGGCAGTAGGGCAACGCCATAGTTGATGTTGCTCTTATCGATGTTTGACCACGCCCAAGGGCCGTTGATGGTCATCGCGGTTTGTCCCTTATTGAACGCGGCCTCCGCGATGGAGTAATCGGTATCAGCATTGATATGCTTATTTTTCACCAAGTCGACGATGAACTGTAAGCCAGCCTGAGAGCCCGCGTTGTTCACGCCCACGTCTTTGATGTTGTAGGTGCCGTTATCATATTTGAAGGCATAGCCACCGTCGGCTGCGATGATTGGCCATGTGAAGTACGGTTCTTGTAGATTCCACATGATGGCGCTTTTGCCTTTAGCGCGCAGTTCTTTGTCTAACGCTGGGATTTCCTCCCATGTTTTTGGCGGCTCAGGCAGAAGGTCTTTGTTATAAATCAGCGATAGCGCTTCAACAGCCACTGGGTAAGCAATCAGTTTGCCGTTAAAACGCACGGCATCCCATGTGAACGGATATAGCTTCTCTTGGAAGGCTTTAGACGGATGGATTTCAGCCAACAGGCCAGACTGTGCATAACCCCCGAAGCGGTCATGAGCCCAGAAAATGATATCAGGACCATCGCCGGTAGCCGCGACCTGCGGGAACTTTTCTTCCAGCTTGTCTGGATGCTCAATCAACACTTTGATACCTGTTTCTTTCTCAAACTTTTTACCGACTTCGGCCAGGCCGTTATAGCCTTTATCGCCGTTAATCCAGATAACCAGTTTGCCTTCTTCAATTTTAGCGAACGCGGAAGAAGAGAGAACCAGCGTAGCCAGTGCCGAAAGGGCGAGCGTTCTGATGCCTGATTTCTTAGTCATTATCCAATCCTTCTTGTTCTGTTTCTGTCGAGGTATGAGTTGATGTCTGTACCACCGAGCATGGAAGCCGAAGCGGTTCAGATAAGCCGTAGAGTACGAATCGTTGTTAGGCCCCTGCTTGTCGGGGATTTCTGACGCAGTGTCATACTCCTTTACACGAGATTGCTTCTCATCCTCCCCCCTTCTACGCCCCAAGGGGGTTTCTTGTGATCTACTTAACACTACCGCCTATTCTGTGGATGTAGACACAAAATCACAGGGTTATTTTTGCAAGCAGGATCACGAATTCACTGAAAGGTATGAACTTTTCACCGCACGCTATTTTCTCTCATCCTCCTATCTCCTCCCCCATGAAAAACTTTGTTACGGATGATTACGCTTCTTTGCTTAACGCGCACTATCGGCAGCAATCGATAAGGCGCATCTGCTGAACGGCATGGCTAAGGATTAGGCCGGCTGAGATGTCGCGTTAGTGGACCTCATTAGTGACAGACAGGAGTAACGCATGGCGAGCGTAGCACTGCGAAACGTATATAAGGCTTACGGAGACGTCGTCATTTCTAAAGACGTTAACCTTGAAATCCAAGACGGCGAGTTTGTAGTTTTTGTTGGGCCGTCTGGCTGTGGTAAGTCGACTTTGCTGCGCATGATTGCAGGTTTAGAAGATATTACTTCCGGTGAGCTACTCATTGCAGGCAAGCGCATGAATGAAGTGCCGCCCGCTGAGCGCGGTATTGGCATGGTTTTTCAATCTTACGCTCTGTATCCACATCTGTCCGTTGCCGACAATATGTCGTTTGGCCTCAAACTAGCTGGAACCAAAAAATCAGAGATAAC
This is a stretch of genomic DNA from Hafnia alvei. It encodes these proteins:
- the malE gene encoding maltose/maltodextrin ABC transporter substrate-binding protein MalE, whose translation is MTKKSGIRTLALSALATLVLSSSAFAKIEEGKLVIWINGDKGYNGLAEVGKKFEKETGIKVLIEHPDKLEEKFPQVAATGDGPDIIFWAHDRFGGYAQSGLLAEIHPSKAFQEKLYPFTWDAVRFNGKLIAYPVAVEALSLIYNKDLLPEPPKTWEEIPALDKELRAKGKSAIMWNLQEPYFTWPIIAADGGYAFKYDNGTYNIKDVGVNNAGSQAGLQFIVDLVKNKHINADTDYSIAEAAFNKGQTAMTINGPWAWSNIDKSNINYGVALLPTFKGHPSKPFVGVLSAGINAASPNKELATEFLENYLMTNAGLEQVNKDKPLGAVALKSYQETLEKDPKIAATMQNAQKGEIMPNIPQMSAFWYAERSAIINAVNGRQSVKEALTGAEQRIAK
- the malG gene encoding maltose ABC transporter permease MalG; protein product: MAMVQPKSQRLRLLFTHLMLLAFICTIMFPLLMVIAISLRSGNFATGSLIPENISWEHWQLALGMTVTNADGSVTPPPFPVLLWLWNSIKIAVVTAIGIVTLSTTCAYAFARMKFKGKSSLLKGMLIFQMFPAVLSLVALYALFDRIGQYAPFLGLNTHGGVIFAYMGGIALHVWTIKGYFETIDNSLEEAAALDGATPWQAFRLVLLPLSVPILAVVFILSFIAAITEVPVASLLLRDVNSYTLAVGMQQYLNPQNYLWGDFAAAAVLSAIPITAVFLLAQRWLVGGLTSGGVKG
- a CDS encoding dicarboxylate/amino acid:cation symporter, with product MKILRHYGFTICLLLGIILGGLSGIVFGEKAAIVQPIGDLFLNLMFVVIVPLVFLSISSSIAEMKQMARLGKIMGTVFAVFLSTALIAAVIAFIGTQIYNPFQNVDVSTLIAHLPPAPDSHGKSLGEIIVNTFTVPDFLQLFTKSSLLPLIVFSVLLGLATSMSGEKGQPIANFLTSGTVVILRMVKIIMYAAPVGLGCYFAATVGHLGPQIINGYLNAFLLYLILTVIYFFGANTLYAFVAGGKLGVKVFWSNVLTPAITAVATSSSAACIPANLIATKKMGVPHDIAETVIPLGANTHKDGSVIGGIIKIVFLFTLFHKDMSDPMNIAAIISVAFLVGAVMGAIPSGGMTGELMICSVLGFSPELVGTIMIISTIIDVPATLLNSTGNTVCAMMVTRFVEGKDWLKRKACMQG
- the psiE gene encoding phosphate-starvation-inducible protein PsiE, which gives rise to MPGTKQASAIAKILQWILNAGLLMLAVILVVFLAKETFTLGTVLFNASETASSYLLIEGIVIYFLYFEFIALIVKYFQSGYHFPLRYFIYIGITAIIRLIIVDHKNPADTLIYSAAILVLVVALFLANTEKLKRE
- the dinD gene encoding DNA damage-inducible protein D; this translates as MALDKKLQMLQQHFDSLAQRTDSDGIEFWFARDLQPHLGYARWENFQTAIIRSIEACRLSGFKELDHFRGVTKMVLLGSGAERAVEDLILTRYACYLIAQNGDPRKPEIAFAQSYFAVQTRKQELIEDRMRLYARLEARDRLKESEKALSQNIYERGIDDAGFSRIRSRGDAALFGGHTTQDMKDRYGIVKNRPLADFLPTLTIAAKNLATEMTNYNVQQIDLHGEQPITSEHEQNNVSVRDMLGLRHIKPEELPAEEDLKKLQRRVKAQDKKLGSKGLQTPITKK
- the malF gene encoding maltose ABC transporter permease MalF, with protein sequence MSLSHTEYPIAKPDKWWQSDILKWIVIAAMCLFTGYLTIVMYAQGEYLFAMLTLVLLGSGLYIFANRKAYAWRYVYPGLAGMGLFVLFPLICTIAIAFTNYSSTNQLTFERAQSVLMQRQFTTGKTYGFGLYPVGDQWRLQLTNPDNDQRFISEPFSFSAQEQRLTMKPESAEQTGDRATLRVITQNRQALNNIVAVLPESGELRMSSLRQFAGTSPLYALEQDGETLKNNQTGTVYRPNTDVGFYQAVNAQGQWENEQLSPGFTVSIGWKNFLRVVQDEGIRQPFVSIFIWTIIFSVLTVVFTVAVGMVLACVVQWEALKGKALYRVMLILPYAVPSFISILIFKGLFNQSFGEINMMLSHLFGIKPAWFSDPLTAKSMILIVNTWLGYPYMMILCMGLLKAIPDDLYEASAMDGAGPMQNFFRITLPLLIKPLTPLMIASFAFNFNNFVLIQLLTNGGPDMLGTSTPAGYTDLLVSYTYRIAFEGGGGQDFGLAAAIATLIFLLVGALAILNLKASKMNFD
- the pgi gene encoding glucose-6-phosphate isomerase, which codes for MKNINPSQTAAWHALQQHFEQMKSVQMRDLFAQDADRFSKFSATFDDQMLVDFSKNRITTETLEKLQALAKETDLQGAIASMFAGEKINRTEDRAVLHIALRNRSNTPIIVDGKDVMPEVNAVLAKMKQFCERVIGGEWKGYTGKTITDVVNIGIGGSDLGPYMVTEALKPYKNHLSMHFVSNVDGTHIAEALKTLNPETTLFLVASKTFTTQETMTNAHSARDWFLKSAGNEAHVAKHFAALSTNGKAVGEFGIDTANMFEFWDWVGGRYSLWSAIGLSIALSIGFDNFEQLLSGAHAMDQHFANTPIEQNLPVQLALIGIWYNNFFGAETEAILPYDQYMHRFPAYFQQGNMESNGKYVDRNGNPVSYQTGPIIWGEPGTNGQHAFYQLIHQGTKLVPCDFIAPAISHNALGDHHSKLLSNFFAQTEALAFGKSREEVEEEFAKAGKTAAEVAHIVPFKVFEGNRPTNSILLREITPYSLGLLIALYEHKIFTQGAILNIFTFDQWGVELGKQLANRILPELSGSEEVNSHDSSTNALINRFKNWRA